A stretch of the Narcine bancroftii isolate sNarBan1 chromosome 14, sNarBan1.hap1, whole genome shotgun sequence genome encodes the following:
- the gabpb1 gene encoding GA-binding protein subunit beta-1 isoform X5, whose amino-acid sequence MSLVDLGKKLLEAARAGQDDEVRILMSNGAPFTTDWLGTSPLHLAAQFGHYSTAEVLLRAGVSRDARTKVDRTPLHMAASEGHANIVEVLVKNGADINAKDMLKMTALHWAVEHGHQDVVELLIKYGADVHTPSKFCKTAFDIAVDNGDEELILMLQRAMENQINTNSDSSDTITVHSAAPQFIIGPGGVVNLTGLVSTGTSKASDSGISAVQFGNSSTSVLATLAALAEASAPLTQTSEAPAVATEEVVTADSVDSAIQQVVSSGGQQVITIVTDDVQLSNLQAASDSMNQPIIVTMHDGQQVLTVPATDIAEETVITEEPLIKRRCVEIIENHIDSTEIELSGQSFPFQAKDSLFLVSQPCETCIPMNSQ is encoded by the exons ATGTCTCTTGTGGATTTGGGGAAGAAGCTTTTGGAAGCCGCCCGAGCTGGACAGGATGATGAGGTGCGAATCTTGATGTCCAATGGTGCCCCTTTCACCACGGACTGG CTTGGCACATCTCCCCTTCATCTAGCAGCTCAGTTTGGTCATTATTCAACAGCAGAAGTGCTGCTTCGGGCAGGAGTGAGTCGGGATGCAAGGACCAAAGTGGACAGGACGCCACTACATATGGCGGCGTCAGAAGGACATGCAAACATTGTGGAAGTGCTTGTGAAG AATGGAGCTGACATAAATGCAAAGGATATGCTTAAAATGACAGCCCTTCACTGGGCTGTGGAGCATGGTCACCAAGACGTGGTTGAACTCTTGATAAAATACGGAGCAGATGTTCACACTCCAAGTAAATTCTGCAAAACAGCCTTTGACATTGCAGTGGATAATGGTGATGAGGAGTTAATTTTAATGCTTCAG AGAGCAATGGAGAACCAAATTAACACAAACTCGGATAGCTCTGATACAATCACAGTCCACAGtgctgcaccacaatttattatTGGTCCTGGAGGAGTGGTCAATTTAACTGGCTTAGTTTCTACTGGGACATCAAAGGCATCAG ACTCGGGCATTTCCGCAGTACAATTTGGCAATTCCTCTACATCGGTGTTGGCTACATTAGCTGCCTTGGCAGAAGCATCGGCACCACTGACACAGACGTCTGAAGCACCAG CAGTTGCTACTGAAGAAGTAGTGACAGCAGACTCTGTGGACAGTGCCATTCAACAAGTTGTCAGCAGTGGAGGTCAGCAAGTTATTACCATAGTTACTGACGATGTTCAATTGAGCAACTTGCAGGCAGCCAGTGACAGCATGAATCAACCCATCATTGTGACAATGCATGATGGACAGCAAG TGTTGACCGTTCCAGCAACTGACATCGCTGAGGAGACGGTGATCACTGAAGAACCATTGATAAAGAGGCGTTGTGTGGAAATAATTGAAAATCACATTGATAGCACGGAGATTGAG CTGAGTGGCCAGTCCTTTCCTTTCCAAGCAAAGGATTCCCTTTTCTTGGTGTCCCAGCCATGTGAGACGTGCATTCCAATGAACAGTCAGTAA
- the gabpb1 gene encoding GA-binding protein subunit beta-1 isoform X6, whose translation MSLVDLGKKLLEAARAGQDDEVRILMSNGAPFTTDWLGTSPLHLAAQFGHYSTAEVLLRAGVSRDARTKVDRTPLHMAASEGHANIVEVLVKNGADINAKDMLKMTALHWAVEHGHQDVVELLIKYGADVHTPSKFCKTAFDIAVDNGDEELILMLQRAMENQINTNSDSSDTITVHSAAPQFIIGPGGVVNLTGLVSTGTSKASDSGISAVQFGNSSTSVLATLAALAEASAPLTQTSEAPAVATEEVVTADSVDSAIQQVVSSGGQQVITIVTDDVQLSNLQAASDSMNQPIIVTMHDGQQVLTVPATDIAEETVITEEPLIKRRCVEIIENHIDSTEIEVDSEMLNTQTLLVI comes from the exons ATGTCTCTTGTGGATTTGGGGAAGAAGCTTTTGGAAGCCGCCCGAGCTGGACAGGATGATGAGGTGCGAATCTTGATGTCCAATGGTGCCCCTTTCACCACGGACTGG CTTGGCACATCTCCCCTTCATCTAGCAGCTCAGTTTGGTCATTATTCAACAGCAGAAGTGCTGCTTCGGGCAGGAGTGAGTCGGGATGCAAGGACCAAAGTGGACAGGACGCCACTACATATGGCGGCGTCAGAAGGACATGCAAACATTGTGGAAGTGCTTGTGAAG AATGGAGCTGACATAAATGCAAAGGATATGCTTAAAATGACAGCCCTTCACTGGGCTGTGGAGCATGGTCACCAAGACGTGGTTGAACTCTTGATAAAATACGGAGCAGATGTTCACACTCCAAGTAAATTCTGCAAAACAGCCTTTGACATTGCAGTGGATAATGGTGATGAGGAGTTAATTTTAATGCTTCAG AGAGCAATGGAGAACCAAATTAACACAAACTCGGATAGCTCTGATACAATCACAGTCCACAGtgctgcaccacaatttattatTGGTCCTGGAGGAGTGGTCAATTTAACTGGCTTAGTTTCTACTGGGACATCAAAGGCATCAG ACTCGGGCATTTCCGCAGTACAATTTGGCAATTCCTCTACATCGGTGTTGGCTACATTAGCTGCCTTGGCAGAAGCATCGGCACCACTGACACAGACGTCTGAAGCACCAG CAGTTGCTACTGAAGAAGTAGTGACAGCAGACTCTGTGGACAGTGCCATTCAACAAGTTGTCAGCAGTGGAGGTCAGCAAGTTATTACCATAGTTACTGACGATGTTCAATTGAGCAACTTGCAGGCAGCCAGTGACAGCATGAATCAACCCATCATTGTGACAATGCATGATGGACAGCAAG TGTTGACCGTTCCAGCAACTGACATCGCTGAGGAGACGGTGATCACTGAAGAACCATTGATAAAGAGGCGTTGTGTGGAAATAATTGAAAATCACATTGATAGCACGGAGATTGAG